A stretch of Sebastes fasciatus isolate fSebFas1 chromosome 19, fSebFas1.pri, whole genome shotgun sequence DNA encodes these proteins:
- the LOC141757283 gene encoding tumor necrosis factor ligand superfamily member 15-like, protein MDMGHDESTLILIKHCRDMKKQETRLRFITLLLVFSCTTLFMFTIWADLRHRENSGSSGQPTAVAFSKQETVCPADNPQKNIQRLQLNLLSESGDDNTTHGQYLKWYALPHEKYNKQKRAIVIPEDGSYFIYVRISLGCHDFDQAKIFSRFFVALHQWNEGYPETQTPLEVWDGINCTSDTFRSVFVGQLFDLSKGDHMSVWIGEGYKLITKSAFGAFLT, encoded by the exons ATGGATATGGGCCATGACGAGTCTACGCTCATCCTCATCAAACACTGCCGGGACATGAAGAAACAGGAGACGCGCCTCAGATTCATCACTCTGCTCCTGGTGTTCAGCTGTACAACACTGTTCATGTTTACCATCTGGGCTGATTTAAGGCACCGAGAAAACTCTGGATCCAGTGGACAACCG ACTGCAGTTGCCTTCTCCAAGCAAGAGACAGTTTGCCCTGCAG ATAATCCTcaaaaaaacatccaaagaCTGCAACTTAATCTCT TGTCCGAGTCTGGGGACGACAACACCACTCATGGTCAATACCTCAAATGGTACGCCTTGCCTCatgaaaaatacaacaaacagaAACGTGCCATTGTGATTCCCGAGGACGGCTCCTATTTCATCTATGTGAGGATTTCCTTGGGCTGCCACGATTTCGATCAAGCTAAAATTTTCAGTAGGTTCTTTGTAGCGCTGCACCAATGGAATGAAGGTTACCCCGAAACTCAAACCCCGCTGGAGGTCTGGGATGGTATAAATTGCACTTCAGACACGTTCAGGAGTGTGTTTGTGGGGCAGCTTTTTGATTTGTCGAAAGGAGATCACATGAGTGTGTGGATCGGAGAGGGCTACAAACTGATCACGAAATCAGCATTCGGTGCTTTTCTCACATAG
- the pip5kl1 gene encoding phosphatidylinositol 4-phosphate 5-kinase-like protein 1, with the protein MEMSAAAGGLGMSGHRQHSGTVKRKRWGGLRQQWKLLGLFEIDQQHEFYGLTCMMKEGLAAATQSNIDNASTNELSDDDFRLEVTQIHKDFTMETFAGPVFASLRGSLGMTEQEYQQSLCSENCYLQFISNSKSKADFFLTNDKRFFLKTQNKREIKFLLANLKIYIEHLKKYPHSLLVKFLGVHRIKIPHRRKKYFIVMQSVFYPDDRFNARYDIKGCEVSRWTEPAPEGSQIIVILKDLNFEGQYITLDRQRPWLLRQMEIDTHFLRRLNVLDYSLLLAHQPLHHDERHQSLSLATLIMRTKKSVNPGSSPIHAGIAAVPGAVPEDDSALLLSETHGSCLKQSQAGVASSSGAPQTCPDHAGPAGDAAELLDFRAQNRRLLPNLKNPLHVIDGPEQRYFIGIIDIFTVYSFKKRLEHLWKRLRHPGRSFSTVSPQTYCHRLCQWVQDHTK; encoded by the exons ATGGAGATGTCTGCCGCTGCAGGTGGCCTGGGGATGTCTGGTCACCGTCAGCACTCCGGCAcggtgaagaggaagaggtgggGAGGTTTGAGGCAGCAGTGGAAGCTTCTGGGCTTGTTTGAGATCGATCAGCAGCACGAGTTCTACGGCCTGACCTGCATGATGAAGGAGGGATTGGCTGCAGCCACCCAAAGCAACATTGATAATGCATCTACA AATGAACTCTCAGATGATGATTTCAGATTAGAGGTTACTCAGATTCATAAG gattttaCAATGGAGACGTTTGCAGGCCCAGTGTTTGCCAGCCTACGTGGCTCTTTAGGAATGACGGAGCAGGAGTATCAGCAGTCACTCTGCTCTGAAAACTGCTACCTTCAGTTCATCAGCAACTCCAAGAGCAAGGCCGACTTCTTCCTGAC AAATGATAAACGCTTCTTTTTGAAGACCCAGAACAAAAGGGAAATTAAATTCCTTCTGGCCAACCTGAAGATCTACATTGAACATCTGAAGAAATACCCCCATTCATTACTGGTCAAGTTCCTAG GCGTTCACAGGATCAAAATCCCACACAGACGGAAG AAATACTTCATTGTTATGCAAAGTGTTTTTTATCCTGATGATCGATTCAATGCCAG GTACGACATTAAGGGCTGCGAGGTGAGTCGTTGGACAGAGCCTGCACCAGAGGGGAGCCAGATTATTGTGATTCTCAAAGACCTCAACTTTGAAGGCCAGTACATCACTCTAG accgGCAGCGTCCCTGGCTTCTGCGGCAGATGGAGATCGATACCCACTTCCTCCGGAGGCTCAACGTGTTGGACTACAGTCTCCTCCTGGCCCATCAACCCTTACACCACGACGAACGCCACCAGAGTCTCTCCTTAGCCACTCTCATCATGAGAACCAAAAA ATCTGTGAATCCAGGCTCCAGCCCGATCCATGCAGGCATAGCTGCTGTCCCCGGGGCAGTCCCTGAAGATGATTCCGCCTTACTTTTGTCTGAAACACATGGCAGCTGTTTGAAGCAGTCACAAGCAGGAGTTGCATCAAGCAGTGGCGCTCCTCAAACGTGCCCGGATCACGCAGGGCCGGCCGGTGACGCAGCTGAGCTTCTAGACTTCAGGGCCCAAAACCGACGTTTGCTGCCCAACTTGAAGAATCCTCTGCATGTCATCGACGGGCCTGAGCAGCGCTACTTCATCGGCATCATTGACATTTTCACAGTTTACAGTTTTAAGAAGCGACTGGAGCATTTGTGGAAGAGGCTGAGACATCCAGGCCGTTCCTTCTCCACCGTCAGTCCACAGACTTACTGCCACAGGTTATGTCAATGGGTACAGGACCATACCAAGTAG
- the dpm2 gene encoding dolichol phosphate-mannose biosynthesis regulatory protein: MASGVDQAVGTSLVVFSLSLFTYYSIWVIILPFVDSDHLLHKYFLPREYSVILPGIAAVVLLLCIGAFTAVIMWKNHKPKKVD, encoded by the exons ATG gctTCAGGAGTGGATCAAGCAGTGGGCACGAGTCTGGTTGTCTTCAGTCTCTCGCTGTTTACATACTACTCTATCTGGGTCATCATCCTG CCTTTCGTGGACAGCGATCACCTACTGCACAAGTATTTTCTTCCTCGAGAGTACTCAGTCATTCTGCCTGGCATCGCAGCAGTAGTACTGCTTCTCTGTATAG GGGCCTTCACTGCAGTCATCATGTGGAAGAATCACAAACCAAAGAAAGTGGACTGA